A region of Aminivibrio sp. DNA encodes the following proteins:
- a CDS encoding lactate racemase domain-containing protein produces MKTRLKWGKEDIFLSIPDRNILGVLEPSGGEPVADLAAEVARLVKHPTAGPSLEEIVSINKPETAAIIVNDMTRSTPTAEMLPPLLEELERLGVPSSGIAVVVATGTHRPMSDEETRQTVGDAVFAKYRVENHDCDSPDLVDMGTLSTGNRLMINRTVAEADLRLAIGEVLLHYYAGFAGGRKSILPGVAGRETVMTNHRMMTAPGVGIGVVDGNVL; encoded by the coding sequence GTGAAAACCAGGCTGAAATGGGGAAAGGAGGATATTTTCCTCTCTATCCCAGACAGAAATATCCTGGGGGTGCTCGAACCTTCCGGCGGCGAGCCCGTGGCCGACCTGGCCGCGGAGGTTGCCCGCCTGGTGAAACACCCCACGGCAGGACCATCCCTGGAGGAGATCGTCTCCATCAATAAACCGGAGACGGCGGCCATCATCGTGAACGACATGACCCGGTCCACCCCGACGGCCGAGATGCTTCCTCCTCTGCTGGAGGAGCTGGAGCGGCTGGGCGTCCCTTCTTCGGGGATCGCCGTCGTTGTGGCCACCGGAACCCACCGGCCCATGAGCGATGAAGAAACGAGGCAGACCGTGGGGGATGCGGTTTTCGCGAAATACCGGGTGGAGAACCATGACTGCGACTCCCCCGACCTCGTGGACATGGGAACGTTGTCCACCGGGAACCGGCTGATGATAAACAGGACCGTGGCGGAGGCGGACCTCAGGCTCGCCATCGGCGAGGTGCTTCTTCACTATTACGCCGGGTTCGCGGGAGGGCGGAAAAGCATCCTGCCCGGAGTGGCGGGCCGGGAAACCGTCATGACGAACCACCGTATGATGACAGCCCCGGGGGTGGGCATCGGCGTGGTGGACGGCAACGTCCTCA